A portion of the Syntrophaceae bacterium genome contains these proteins:
- the rtcA gene encoding RNA 3'-phosphate cyclase has product MIEIDGSMHSGSGTVLRLAVALAALRAEPVRIRNIRARRQKPGLRPQHLQAVRACAAFCGGLLEGDEVGSRTVVFRPGRIREGGAFRFDIGTAGSATMLALTLIPLALHAGSPSRFSLTGGIFQDFAPGAFHMRDVLLAHLESMGARVRMAVERPGYVPKGGGRLTLEVEPLRSRLAPLQRLEPGEPRRFRGVALASHLAEERVSERMAARCRELLEGNAPVEIDVLRDSTAPQRGAALFLGAETTTGCILGADRAGKRGRRSEAIAEFVVSSLREDLSAGATVDRHLADQLIPFAALAGGTTRYRVPAMTDHVESNLWLVETILGARTAREGNVISIEGVGFAPPVRGS; this is encoded by the coding sequence ATGATCGAGATCGACGGCTCCATGCACTCCGGCAGCGGCACGGTGCTCCGGCTCGCCGTTGCCCTCGCCGCGCTCCGGGCAGAGCCCGTCCGCATTCGAAACATCCGGGCCAGGCGCCAGAAGCCCGGCCTGCGGCCCCAGCACCTGCAGGCCGTGCGCGCCTGCGCCGCCTTCTGCGGCGGGCTCCTGGAAGGAGACGAGGTGGGGTCCCGCACCGTCGTCTTTCGGCCCGGACGCATCCGGGAAGGCGGCGCGTTCCGCTTCGACATCGGGACGGCCGGTTCGGCCACCATGCTCGCCCTCACCCTCATTCCCCTTGCCCTTCATGCCGGGTCGCCCAGCCGCTTTTCCCTGACGGGCGGGATCTTCCAGGACTTCGCCCCGGGGGCCTTTCACATGCGCGACGTTCTCCTCGCCCACCTGGAAAGCATGGGGGCGCGGGTCCGGATGGCGGTCGAGAGGCCCGGGTATGTCCCGAAGGGCGGCGGGCGGCTGACGCTCGAGGTGGAGCCGCTCCGGTCACGGCTGGCGCCGCTGCAGCGGCTCGAGCCGGGCGAACCCCGGCGGTTCCGGGGCGTCGCGCTTGCCTCCCACCTGGCCGAAGAAAGGGTGAGCGAGAGAATGGCCGCACGCTGCCGGGAACTGCTGGAGGGGAATGCCCCCGTGGAGATCGACGTCCTGCGGGATTCCACGGCCCCGCAGAGGGGGGCGGCCCTCTTCCTCGGGGCGGAGACGACGACGGGCTGCATCCTCGGGGCCGACCGGGCCGGCAAGAGGGGTCGCCGATCGGAGGCCATTGCCGAATTCGTCGTGTCGTCCCTGCGGGAAGACCTCTCCGCGGGGGCCACGGTAGACCGTCACCTGGCGGACCAGCTCATCCCCTTTGCGGCCCTGGCCGGCGGCACGACGCGCTACCGCGTCCCCGCGATGACCGATCACGTGGAGTCCAACCTGTGGCTCGTGGAGACGATCCTGGGGGCCCGCACAGCACGGGAAGGGAACGTCATCTCCATCGAGGGCGTAGGGTTCGCGCCTCCGGTGAGAGGGAGTTGA
- a CDS encoding exonuclease produces MNQGDRDKRISSHIGRRLRESLERSGDIVVAEREPVTASRPFGAAWVETRQFHEAQRLKRELLRRYRGRRLEEVLPGEEVRTARGVCYRLVSREDGRLRTVGPDAARRSILSDLKLLCGVGEVTEAALKRQGVSTIADLADHPRFGRQAREILRMVEAADTSELLDRIGRGFRASHPLALLASGFHSEEDFVLVDIETLGMFQRPIILLGLAQVRGSGIRVDQYLLRRIDEEPAALAGLLDHLGGRRAFVTFNGRTFDLPYIRERLAYYGIRADLGGPHFDVLHFSRRAWRGCVPDCRLTTLERSFLGIDREDDVPSALVPEFYESYMQTGNPGPLVPIVEHNRRDLLTLAGLFSKLHEEWRP; encoded by the coding sequence ATGAACCAAGGCGACCGGGATAAACGAATCAGCAGCCACATCGGCCGGAGGCTTCGGGAGAGCCTCGAGAGGTCGGGGGACATCGTCGTTGCCGAGCGGGAGCCTGTGACGGCCTCGCGGCCCTTCGGCGCCGCCTGGGTCGAAACCCGGCAGTTCCACGAGGCCCAGAGGCTCAAGCGGGAACTGCTCCGCCGGTATCGCGGCCGTCGCCTGGAAGAGGTCCTGCCCGGCGAGGAGGTCCGCACGGCGCGCGGGGTCTGCTACCGTCTTGTGAGCCGCGAAGACGGGCGGCTGCGCACCGTCGGCCCCGACGCGGCGCGCCGCAGCATCCTGTCCGACCTCAAGCTCCTCTGCGGCGTGGGCGAGGTGACCGAGGCGGCCCTCAAGAGGCAGGGCGTCTCGACGATCGCCGACCTGGCCGATCACCCCCGCTTCGGCCGGCAGGCCCGGGAAATCCTGCGCATGGTGGAGGCGGCCGACACGTCGGAACTCCTGGACCGGATCGGCCGGGGGTTCCGGGCGTCGCACCCGCTGGCCCTGCTGGCATCGGGCTTTCACAGCGAAGAGGATTTCGTCCTCGTCGACATCGAGACCCTCGGCATGTTCCAGCGGCCCATCATCCTGCTCGGCCTGGCGCAGGTCCGCGGCAGCGGGATCCGGGTGGATCAGTACCTGCTGCGCCGCATCGACGAGGAGCCGGCGGCCCTGGCGGGCCTGCTCGATCACCTCGGAGGCCGCCGGGCCTTCGTCACCTTCAACGGGCGCACCTTTGACCTGCCCTACATCCGGGAGCGGCTGGCCTACTACGGCATCCGGGCCGACCTCGGGGGCCCCCACTTCGACGTCCTGCACTTTTCCCGCCGCGCCTGGCGCGGCTGCGTGCCCGACTGCAGGCTGACGACACTCGAGCGAAGTTTCCTCGGCATCGATCGGGAAGACGACGTGCCGAGCGCCCTGGTGCCCGAGTTCTACGAGAGCTACATGCAGACGGGAAACCCCGGGCCTCTCGTCCCCATCGTTGAGCACAACCGGCGCGACCTGCTCACGCTGGCGGGTCTCTTTTCGAAGCTCCACGAGGAGTGGCGGCCGTGA
- a CDS encoding DEAD/DEAH box helicase: protein MIASALESLKRSPRFRDRIAHVEVLPAREPRYGELKEPLPAGIAHYLSARRIRLYSHQCEAVEALRAGRNVILCTPTASGKTLGFDLPVFETLERDRQATALFVYPTKALSNDQLKVFREMERATGIRADAAVYDGDTPVSRRGRIREMSRIILTNPHELHHVLPWHAKWERFFRNLRYVVFDEAHRYRGVFGSNVAFVIRRLRRIARFYGASPQFVLSTATIANPREFGEKLVGLPFDVIAEDGSPRGGKTFLFYNPFFDGAGTLSPHQETRDLFLYFVKRGLQTLCFTASRRMAELIALWSKEAATAGSALSGQIAAYRAGYLPQERRGIEDALKRGLLTGVTSTNALEVGVDIGSLDCVIISGYPGTVLATWQQAGRSGRRNRDALAVLVAFQNPLDQYLMKHPESFFGKPHEQAIIDLANPYILSGQLLCAVAELPFDAGQEDILPGEHLAELLPELAAEGLVRKTPHGWVYTGRGRPVEAVGLDHIARDAYRILCDGVLLETMDTSQAYREAHRGAVLLHQGETYVVRRFDVENRLVEAERRDVDYYTQAVKAVDLEILATRGTRRLGQVEIHLGELEVTETTLGYKVIRDDQVIAREELELPPLRFRTTGLWFTIPHELRRAVYDRGLNFGGALHALEHAMIAVLPFEVMCDRWDIGGLSTPGHPGTGEPTIFLYDGYEGGIGLTEKAQGLMERVTRLTLELIRVCPCETGCPACILSPKCGSDNRPMDKQGALLLLEGMLENMKVTGGR, encoded by the coding sequence GTGATCGCAAGCGCCCTGGAATCGCTGAAACGGAGCCCCCGCTTCCGGGACCGCATCGCGCACGTGGAGGTCCTGCCGGCCCGGGAGCCCCGATATGGGGAACTCAAAGAGCCCCTGCCTGCGGGCATCGCCCACTACCTGAGCGCCCGGCGCATCCGTCTCTACAGCCACCAGTGCGAGGCCGTCGAGGCCCTTCGCGCGGGCCGCAACGTCATCCTCTGCACGCCCACCGCGTCGGGCAAGACGCTCGGCTTCGACCTGCCCGTCTTCGAGACCCTCGAGCGCGACCGCCAGGCCACGGCCCTTTTCGTCTACCCCACCAAGGCCCTCTCCAACGACCAGCTCAAGGTCTTCCGGGAGATGGAGCGCGCCACGGGCATCCGGGCCGATGCGGCCGTTTACGACGGCGACACGCCGGTTTCGCGCCGCGGGCGCATCCGCGAGATGTCGCGGATCATCCTCACCAACCCCCACGAGCTCCACCACGTCCTGCCCTGGCACGCCAAGTGGGAGCGCTTCTTCCGCAACCTGCGCTACGTCGTCTTCGACGAGGCCCACCGCTACCGGGGGGTCTTCGGCTCGAACGTGGCCTTCGTCATCCGCAGGCTCCGCCGCATCGCGCGGTTCTACGGGGCCTCTCCCCAATTCGTCCTCTCCACGGCCACGATTGCCAACCCGCGGGAGTTCGGAGAGAAGCTCGTGGGCCTGCCCTTCGACGTGATCGCCGAGGACGGCTCGCCCCGGGGAGGGAAGACCTTCCTGTTCTACAACCCCTTCTTCGACGGTGCGGGCACCCTCTCGCCCCACCAGGAGACGCGGGACCTGTTCCTGTACTTCGTAAAGCGGGGGCTGCAGACGCTGTGCTTCACGGCCTCGCGGCGCATGGCGGAGCTCATCGCCCTGTGGTCGAAGGAGGCGGCGACGGCCGGCTCGGCGCTCTCGGGGCAGATCGCCGCCTACCGGGCGGGCTACCTGCCGCAGGAGCGCCGCGGGATCGAGGATGCCCTCAAGCGGGGCCTGCTCACGGGCGTCACGTCGACCAACGCCCTGGAGGTGGGCGTCGACATCGGTTCGCTCGACTGCGTGATCATCTCGGGCTACCCCGGGACGGTGCTTGCCACCTGGCAGCAGGCGGGCCGCTCGGGAAGGCGCAACCGCGACGCCCTGGCCGTGCTCGTGGCCTTCCAGAACCCGCTCGACCAGTACCTCATGAAGCACCCCGAATCCTTCTTCGGCAAGCCCCACGAGCAGGCCATCATCGACCTCGCGAACCCCTACATCCTCTCGGGGCAGCTGCTGTGCGCCGTGGCGGAGCTTCCCTTCGACGCCGGGCAGGAGGACATCCTGCCGGGCGAGCACCTCGCGGAGCTTTTGCCGGAGCTGGCCGCCGAGGGGCTCGTCAGAAAGACCCCCCACGGCTGGGTCTACACGGGCCGGGGAAGGCCCGTGGAGGCCGTCGGGCTCGACCACATCGCCCGCGACGCCTACCGCATCCTGTGCGATGGGGTGCTCCTCGAGACGATGGACACAAGCCAGGCCTACCGCGAGGCCCACAGGGGCGCCGTGCTGCTGCACCAGGGCGAGACCTACGTGGTGCGGCGCTTCGACGTGGAGAACCGCCTCGTCGAGGCGGAACGCCGCGACGTGGACTACTACACCCAGGCGGTGAAGGCCGTGGACCTGGAGATCCTGGCCACGAGAGGCACGCGACGGCTCGGGCAGGTTGAAATCCACCTGGGGGAGCTCGAGGTCACGGAGACCACCCTGGGCTACAAGGTCATCCGTGACGACCAGGTCATCGCGCGCGAGGAATTGGAGCTCCCGCCGCTCCGGTTCCGGACGACGGGACTGTGGTTCACGATCCCCCACGAGCTCAGGCGGGCCGTCTACGACCGCGGCCTCAACTTCGGCGGCGCGCTGCACGCCCTCGAGCACGCCATGATCGCCGTCCTGCCCTTCGAGGTGATGTGCGACCGCTGGGACATCGGCGGCCTCTCCACACCCGGCCACCCCGGCACGGGGGAGCCCACCATCTTCCTCTACGACGGCTACGAGGGAGGCATCGGGCTCACGGAGAAGGCGCAGGGCCTGATGGAGCGCGTGACACGCCTGACCCTGGAGCTCATCCGCGTCTGCCCCTGCGAGACGGGCTGCCCCGCCTGCATCCTCTCGCCCAAGTGCGGCAGCGACAACCGGCCCATGGACAAGCAGGGGGCGCTCCTGCTGCTCGAGGGGATGCTGGAGAACATGAAGGTGACAGGCGGCAGGTAA
- a CDS encoding nitroreductase: MMDIPSPVDTMRKRNSCRSFDGRPLENGMKETLRAFFRENTRGPFGNALRFELIDLTEAERAELKTLGTYGVIRGASLYIAGAVRKGPRALVDFGYAMERNILYATSLGLGTCWLGGTLNRAGFARKIALAENELMPAISPVGYPAQKRTLTDRAFRFMAKSDRRKPWEELFFDGRPGNPLAREQAGPFAEALEAVRIGPSASNRQPWRIVREGAFFHFFLQRTPGYDKMTGEVKLQDVDMGIALCHFELAVSELGIGGSWQQAKPGFDAGTWEHVTSWVTGEERR; the protein is encoded by the coding sequence ATGATGGATATCCCGTCTCCCGTCGACACGATGAGAAAAAGAAACTCCTGCCGGAGCTTCGACGGCAGGCCTCTGGAAAACGGCATGAAGGAGACTCTGCGGGCCTTCTTCCGGGAGAACACCCGGGGTCCCTTCGGCAACGCCCTTCGGTTCGAGCTCATCGACCTGACGGAGGCGGAGAGGGCCGAGCTGAAGACGCTCGGCACCTACGGCGTTATCCGGGGCGCCTCCCTCTACATCGCCGGCGCGGTGCGGAAGGGGCCGCGGGCCCTCGTGGATTTCGGCTACGCGATGGAGCGGAACATCCTCTACGCCACGTCCCTGGGCCTCGGGACCTGCTGGCTCGGCGGGACGCTCAACCGTGCAGGCTTCGCCCGGAAGATCGCCCTGGCGGAAAACGAGCTGATGCCCGCCATCAGCCCTGTCGGCTACCCGGCGCAGAAGCGCACGCTCACGGACCGGGCCTTTCGGTTCATGGCGAAGTCCGACAGGCGAAAGCCCTGGGAGGAGCTCTTCTTCGACGGCAGGCCGGGCAACCCTCTCGCGAGGGAACAGGCGGGGCCCTTCGCGGAGGCCCTCGAGGCGGTCAGGATCGGCCCCTCGGCCTCGAACCGCCAGCCCTGGCGCATCGTCCGTGAAGGAGCGTTTTTCCACTTCTTCCTCCAGAGGACACCCGGCTATGACAAGATGACGGGCGAGGTGAAGCTCCAGGACGTGGACATGGGGATCGCCCTGTGCCACTTCGAGCTCGCAGTCTCGGAACTCGGGATCGGGGGAAGCTGGCAGCAGGCGAAACCGGGCTTCGATGCAGGAACGTGGGAGCATGTCACGAGCTGGGTCACGGGAGAGGAACGGCGATGA
- a CDS encoding SHOCT domain-containing protein: protein MSSFWQVFVLIFEVFVFIAYLMILFQIVTDIFRDPELGGFSKALWILVLIAVPVFAAFLYLIVRGGGMAGRQRAFQDRVKADTEAYIRRVAGKSPAEQIAEAKALLDAGAISQDEFARLKAKALS, encoded by the coding sequence ATGAGCAGCTTCTGGCAGGTTTTTGTGCTGATCTTCGAGGTCTTTGTGTTCATCGCGTACCTGATGATCCTCTTCCAGATCGTCACCGACATCTTCAGGGACCCCGAGCTCGGGGGGTTCTCGAAGGCCCTCTGGATCCTCGTGCTCATCGCCGTGCCGGTGTTTGCGGCGTTTCTCTACCTGATCGTTCGCGGCGGCGGCATGGCCGGGCGGCAGCGCGCCTTCCAGGACAGGGTGAAGGCCGACACCGAGGCGTACATCAGGCGGGTGGCCGGGAAATCGCCGGCGGAGCAGATTGCCGAGGCCAAGGCGCTTCTCGATGCCGGCGCCATCAGCCAGGACGAGTTCGCGCGGCTGAAGGCCAAGGCGCTCTCTTGA
- a CDS encoding anaerobic sulfatase maturase, producing MSMPRPQNAPPAFHLLAKPTGAACNLDCAYCFFLDKEALYPGSRFRMSDATLELYIRQLVESHRADTVNIAWQGGEPTLMGLDFYRRAMALAEKYRRPGMTYLHTLQTNGTLLNDEWAAFFKQHGFLIGISIDGPRDVHDVYRVDKIGRPTFDRVMRGLRLLQKHGVEYNVLTAVNGVNADYPLEVYRFLRDEAGATWMQFIPVVERVGADGPGVSERSVGPEQFGRFLCAVFDEWVRRDVGRIFVQTFEATLRNWLGMATSGMCVFNETCGTGPALEHNGDLYSCDHFVEPKHLLGNIHDGHMIEMVASARQLKFGRDKRDRLPRLCLECDVRFACHGECPKNRFVPTPDGEPGLNYLCAGLKAFFRHAGFAMQLMAGLMRRGRYARDVMPVLDRAFDGVLGHDPCPCGSGRAFAGCHGRPQAGPVRRTLPEPQARSAVKRHGPPGPRTG from the coding sequence ATGTCAATGCCGCGACCGCAGAACGCACCGCCTGCGTTCCACCTCCTGGCAAAGCCCACGGGCGCAGCCTGCAACCTCGATTGCGCCTACTGTTTCTTCCTGGACAAGGAGGCGCTCTATCCCGGCAGCCGCTTCCGCATGAGCGACGCGACGCTGGAGCTCTACATCCGCCAGCTCGTCGAGTCGCACCGGGCCGACACGGTGAACATCGCGTGGCAGGGCGGCGAGCCGACCCTGATGGGCCTCGATTTCTACCGGCGGGCGATGGCGCTGGCCGAGAAATACCGCCGCCCGGGCATGACCTACCTGCACACCCTGCAGACCAACGGCACCCTGCTGAACGACGAGTGGGCGGCCTTCTTCAAGCAGCACGGCTTCCTGATCGGCATCAGCATCGACGGGCCGCGCGACGTGCACGACGTCTATCGCGTGGACAAGATCGGGCGGCCGACCTTCGACAGGGTGATGCGCGGCCTGCGGCTGCTGCAGAAGCACGGCGTCGAGTACAACGTGCTCACCGCCGTCAACGGCGTCAACGCCGACTACCCGCTGGAGGTCTACCGCTTCCTGCGCGACGAGGCCGGGGCGACCTGGATGCAGTTCATCCCGGTGGTGGAGCGCGTCGGTGCCGACGGGCCGGGGGTGTCCGAACGCTCGGTGGGGCCCGAGCAGTTCGGCCGCTTCCTGTGCGCCGTCTTCGACGAGTGGGTCCGGCGCGACGTGGGCCGCATCTTCGTCCAGACCTTCGAGGCGACGCTGCGCAACTGGCTCGGCATGGCGACGTCCGGGATGTGCGTCTTCAACGAGACCTGCGGCACGGGCCCGGCCCTCGAGCACAACGGCGATCTCTACTCCTGCGACCACTTCGTCGAGCCCAAGCACCTCCTGGGCAACATCCACGACGGGCACATGATCGAGATGGTGGCCTCCGCCCGGCAGCTGAAATTCGGCCGGGACAAGCGGGACCGCCTGCCCCGCCTCTGCCTGGAGTGCGACGTGCGCTTCGCCTGCCACGGCGAGTGCCCCAAGAACCGCTTCGTCCCAACGCCGGACGGCGAACCGGGCCTCAACTACCTGTGCGCCGGGCTCAAGGCGTTCTTCCGCCACGCCGGGTTCGCCATGCAGCTCATGGCCGGCCTGATGCGGCGCGGCCGCTATGCGAGGGACGTGATGCCCGTCCTGGACCGGGCCTTTGACGGCGTCCTCGGGCACGATCCCTGCCCCTGCGGCAGCGGCCGCGCGTTCGCGGGCTGTCACGGGCGGCCGCAGGCCGGCCCCGTCAGGAGGACGCTGCCGGAACCGCAGGCACGGTCCGCCGTCAAGCGGCACGGACCGCCCGGCCCGCGGACGGGCTGA
- a CDS encoding DUF202 domain-containing protein encodes MSDPDTGKQPHRFDVDVTANNHFAWVRTRLAVERTLMAYMRTAVSLIGFGFAIVQFFERLRDMPGAAPALYPDAAWYLGLALIFCGVMAMVISIREFHWILRYLWSENFAAIAGMTAEGRPTPLYAVAAAIVIIGTFAFFAVLLRVV; translated from the coding sequence ATGAGTGACCCGGACACCGGCAAACAACCCCACCGCTTCGACGTTGACGTGACGGCCAACAACCATTTTGCCTGGGTGCGCACGCGGCTCGCCGTCGAGCGCACGCTGATGGCCTACATGCGCACGGCCGTCTCGCTGATCGGGTTCGGCTTCGCGATCGTCCAGTTCTTCGAACGATTGCGCGACATGCCCGGGGCCGCACCCGCCCTGTACCCGGACGCCGCGTGGTACCTGGGGCTTGCGCTGATTTTCTGCGGCGTGATGGCCATGGTGATTTCGATCCGGGAGTTCCACTGGATCCTTCGTTACCTGTGGAGCGAGAATTTCGCCGCGATCGCGGGCATGACGGCGGAGGGAAGGCCGACCCCGCTCTACGCAGTGGCCGCCGCCATTGTCATCATCGGCACCTTCGCCTTCTTTGCCGTGCTGCTGCGTGTCGTGTAG
- a CDS encoding DUF1622 domain-containing protein, whose product MKEWLTAIAENAVVIIHAMALVIIVIGTVEAFCRSIRAVFSPSAGGRLFRDAYLRYARWLVGGLTFQLAADILETSISPTWDDIGRVGAIAVIRTFLNFFLERDIAEAERHASEAGGAAAGPPQNAHPRDPAGHQRVVPEKEPER is encoded by the coding sequence ATGAAGGAATGGCTCACCGCCATCGCCGAAAACGCCGTTGTGATCATCCATGCGATGGCGCTGGTGATCATCGTCATCGGGACGGTCGAGGCTTTCTGCCGGAGCATTCGCGCCGTCTTCAGCCCGTCGGCGGGCGGCCGCCTGTTTCGTGATGCCTACCTGCGGTATGCGCGCTGGCTGGTGGGCGGGCTGACGTTTCAGCTTGCCGCGGACATCCTCGAAACGTCCATCTCGCCCACCTGGGATGACATCGGGCGAGTGGGCGCCATCGCCGTGATCCGAACCTTCCTCAATTTCTTCCTCGAGCGGGATATCGCCGAGGCGGAGCGTCACGCATCCGAGGCTGGAGGGGCTGCCGCCGGGCCGCCGCAGAACGCCCACCCCCGTGACCCTGCCGGGCATCAGCGCGTTGTGCCGGAGAAGGAGCCCGAACGATGA
- a CDS encoding arylsulfatase, with protein MTKPKKPNILVLWGDDIGWWNISYNSRGQMGYRTPNIDRVANEGVAFTDYYGQQSCTAGRAAFITGQNPIRTGLTKVGMPGAPLGLQKEDPTIAELLKPHGYVTGQFGKNHLGDRDEFLPTMHGFDEFFGNLYHLNAEEEPEDPDYPKDPAFRKRFGPRGVLHCWADGKGGQKIKDTGPLTKKRMETIDDEVTDHALRFIDDAHKAGKPFFLWYNTTAMHFRTHPAEKHRGKSGQGDYNDVMVAHDESIGRMLNKLDELGIAEDTIVMYSTDNGVHYNTWPDAGITPFRSEKNTNWEGGWRVPAFVRWPGRIKAGTVLNGIVTHQDWLPTFLAAAGEPDIKEKLLEGHKVGDRTYKVHIDGFNLLPYLQGEVKESPRNSFVYISDDGDILAIRLHDWKVVLMEQRAKQLQCWFEPFVKLRIPKIFHLRRDPFERADENSNTYWDWCISHAYLVYLMQGFVAGQIESFKKFPPRQKPASFNLDAVLRTLEDAGGGASH; from the coding sequence ATGACGAAACCGAAGAAACCGAACATCCTGGTCCTTTGGGGCGACGACATCGGCTGGTGGAACATCAGCTACAACAGCCGCGGCCAGATGGGCTACCGCACGCCCAATATCGACCGCGTGGCCAACGAGGGCGTCGCCTTCACCGACTACTACGGCCAGCAGAGCTGCACCGCCGGCCGGGCCGCCTTCATCACCGGCCAGAACCCGATCCGCACGGGGCTGACCAAGGTGGGCATGCCGGGGGCCCCCCTGGGGCTCCAGAAGGAAGACCCGACGATCGCCGAGCTGCTCAAGCCGCACGGCTACGTGACCGGTCAGTTCGGCAAGAACCACCTGGGCGACCGCGACGAGTTCCTGCCGACGATGCACGGCTTCGACGAGTTCTTCGGCAACCTCTACCACCTGAACGCCGAGGAGGAGCCCGAGGACCCGGACTACCCGAAGGACCCCGCATTCAGGAAGCGCTTCGGGCCGCGCGGCGTCCTGCACTGCTGGGCCGACGGCAAGGGCGGGCAGAAGATCAAGGACACGGGCCCGCTCACGAAGAAGCGGATGGAGACGATCGACGACGAGGTGACGGACCACGCCCTGCGATTCATCGACGACGCCCACAAGGCGGGCAAGCCCTTCTTCCTCTGGTACAACACGACGGCGATGCACTTCCGGACCCACCCGGCCGAGAAGCACAGGGGCAAGAGCGGGCAGGGGGACTACAACGACGTGATGGTTGCCCACGACGAGAGCATCGGCCGGATGCTCAACAAGCTCGACGAGCTCGGCATCGCCGAAGACACGATCGTCATGTACTCGACCGACAACGGCGTCCACTACAACACCTGGCCGGACGCGGGCATCACGCCGTTCCGGTCCGAGAAGAACACCAACTGGGAAGGCGGCTGGCGGGTGCCGGCCTTCGTGCGCTGGCCGGGACGGATCAAGGCGGGCACGGTCCTGAACGGCATCGTCACCCACCAGGACTGGCTGCCCACGTTCCTGGCCGCGGCCGGGGAGCCGGACATCAAGGAGAAACTGCTCGAGGGCCACAAGGTCGGCGACCGCACCTACAAGGTTCACATCGACGGGTTCAACCTGCTGCCCTACCTGCAGGGTGAGGTGAAGGAGAGCCCGCGCAACTCCTTCGTCTACATCAGCGACGACGGGGACATCCTGGCCATCCGCCTGCACGACTGGAAGGTCGTGCTGATGGAGCAGCGGGCAAAACAGCTGCAGTGCTGGTTCGAGCCGTTCGTGAAGCTGCGCATCCCGAAGATCTTCCACCTGCGGCGCGACCCCTTCGAGCGGGCCGACGAGAACTCCAACACCTATTGGGACTGGTGCATCTCCCACGCCTACCTCGTGTACCTGATGCAGGGATTCGTCGCGGGGCAGATCGAGAGCTTCAAGAAGTTCCCGCCCCGCCAGAAGCCGGCCTCGTTCAACCTGGACGCGGTCCTGCGGACGCTGGAGGACGCGGGAGGCGGGGCAAGCCACTGA
- a CDS encoding DUF202 domain-containing protein, with protein sequence MGKPEAGRQPERFAVRPTADSHLAWVRTRLAAERTLMAYMRTAVSLIGFGFAIVQFFERLHEMPGAAPALYPDAARYLGLALIFCGVMAMVISAWEFRWTIRYLWGENFAAIAGMTAEGRQTPLYAVAAAIVCIGTFAFFAVLLRLV encoded by the coding sequence ATGGGCAAACCGGAAGCCGGCAGGCAACCCGAACGGTTTGCGGTCCGACCGACGGCCGACAGTCATCTTGCCTGGGTGCGCACGCGGCTTGCTGCGGAGCGCACGCTCATGGCCTACATGCGCACGGCCGTCTCGCTGATCGGGTTCGGCTTCGCGATCGTCCAGTTCTTCGAACGCCTGCACGAGATGCCCGGGGCCGCACCCGCCCTGTACCCGGACGCCGCGCGGTACCTGGGCCTTGCGCTTATCTTCTGCGGCGTCATGGCGATGGTCATTTCAGCCTGGGAGTTCCGGTGGACGATTCGTTACCTGTGGGGCGAGAATTTCGCCGCGATCGCAGGCATGACGGCGGAGGGAAGGCAGACCCCGCTCTACGCAGTGGCAGCCGCCATCGTCTGCATCGGAACCTTCGCCTTCTTTGCCGTGCTGCTGCGTCTCGTGTAA
- a CDS encoding neuromedin U, which yields MRRMKTRLLAGLAVFLILGACAARCLAQGYAKAMTDEGTENLAKEAQNPVADLISIPLSNNFNFNVGPHNRMQYVGNLQPVYPFHATENWNIITRTIMPIVYQPQLAPGVGDAWGLGDITMTAFLSPSRPGELIWGAGPVVLFPSGTDNSTTTGKWAAGPSAVVLKKPGHWVYGALVNYLSSFAGQDDRGAVSAWTIQPFLNYNLPGGWYVVSAPIVTVDMMADSKQWTVPLGGGAGRLVWVGGLPVNLSLQGYYNVARPDAGPEWSVRFFIQFLLPK from the coding sequence GTGAGACGTATGAAAACCCGGCTGCTTGCCGGGCTCGCCGTTTTTCTGATCCTCGGCGCCTGTGCTGCCCGCTGCTTGGCGCAGGGGTACGCAAAAGCCATGACCGACGAGGGCACCGAGAATCTGGCCAAAGAGGCCCAGAACCCGGTTGCAGACCTGATCAGCATCCCCCTGTCGAACAACTTCAACTTCAACGTCGGTCCGCACAACAGGATGCAGTACGTCGGCAACCTCCAGCCCGTCTACCCCTTTCATGCAACGGAGAACTGGAACATCATCACGCGCACGATCATGCCGATTGTCTACCAGCCTCAGCTGGCCCCCGGCGTGGGCGATGCCTGGGGGCTGGGCGACATCACGATGACGGCCTTCCTGTCGCCTTCCAGGCCCGGCGAGCTCATCTGGGGCGCGGGTCCCGTCGTCCTGTTCCCGTCGGGCACGGACAATTCGACCACGACGGGCAAATGGGCGGCGGGTCCGTCCGCGGTCGTCCTGAAGAAGCCCGGGCACTGGGTCTACGGGGCGCTGGTCAACTACCTTTCGTCCTTCGCGGGCCAGGACGACCGGGGGGCCGTAAGCGCGTGGACGATCCAGCCCTTTCTCAACTACAACCTCCCGGGGGGATGGTACGTCGTGTCGGCCCCCATCGTCACGGTGGACATGATGGCCGACAGCAAGCAGTGGACGGTGCCCCTCGGGGGCGGAGCGGGCAGGCTCGTGTGGGTCGGCGGGCTGCCCGTGAACCTCTCGCTGCAGGGGTATTACAACGTGGCACGCCCGGACGCGGGTCCCGAGTGGAGCGTCCGGTTCTTTATACAGTTTTTGCTGCCGAAATAG